The following coding sequences are from one uncultured Desulfobacter sp. window:
- a CDS encoding transferase, producing MNQLQQLSDRIISRVNANLMEFEFDTAPFVRNALEFEKMLEFYAFYGITSRHPLYFNFKNSNIAGSYFLGKCYVGRSAIYKSDVRGDELKREGDFIKSAKDIPLVEDEMISILDSLLYKTLVHSNSHNPESPELFSIRNTISAHYANIHGSTLEGCFLGPFATVDLMNLHSCIVGEFSYVQVGELFHRKIDPGTVWIKNPHFEFRYKFKNSILDNFVGVNEAHQPRGVIYDFVRARDQDFEKLFEVMHLEPFEVPDTSAVNRYARIKGKTRIGENVLVAQRAFLHNATLGNGSNAQENSYIVDSVLEGNCITAHGGKIINAVVGQECFVGFNSFLNGGPEARIQIGEGCIIMPHTIINPNMPIEIPSEHLVWGYIQSPEDLAANTISLDALAEVRESITVGKMTFSGKGSVFIGSFKDRLKHILSDNGALFKNGENRGHAQDDQNISYNIIQPYRTGERKGLYPSIRIKP from the coding sequence ATGAACCAACTACAGCAACTCAGTGATCGGATCATCAGTCGTGTAAACGCCAATTTGATGGAATTCGAGTTTGACACCGCACCCTTTGTCCGCAATGCCCTTGAATTTGAAAAAATGCTTGAATTCTATGCATTTTACGGCATCACCTCCCGCCACCCCCTCTATTTCAACTTTAAAAATTCCAATATCGCAGGCAGTTATTTTTTAGGGAAATGCTATGTGGGACGGTCCGCTATTTATAAAAGCGATGTCAGAGGCGATGAACTTAAAAGAGAGGGAGACTTCATAAAATCAGCCAAAGACATCCCCCTGGTTGAGGATGAAATGATTTCCATTCTGGACAGTCTGCTTTATAAAACCCTGGTACACAGCAATTCCCACAACCCTGAAAGCCCCGAATTATTCAGTATCCGAAACACCATTTCCGCCCACTACGCCAACATACACGGCTCTACACTGGAAGGCTGCTTTTTAGGGCCCTTTGCCACCGTGGATTTAATGAACCTGCATTCGTGCATCGTCGGAGAATTTTCCTATGTCCAGGTGGGAGAACTTTTTCACCGCAAAATTGATCCCGGCACCGTCTGGATCAAGAACCCCCATTTTGAATTTAGGTACAAGTTTAAAAACAGCATTCTTGATAATTTTGTAGGGGTAAATGAGGCCCACCAGCCCCGGGGTGTCATTTACGACTTTGTCAGGGCCCGGGATCAGGATTTTGAAAAACTGTTCGAGGTCATGCACTTAGAACCCTTTGAAGTACCTGATACGTCTGCCGTTAACCGGTATGCACGGATCAAAGGAAAAACCCGTATCGGTGAAAACGTGCTGGTGGCCCAAAGAGCCTTTCTCCACAATGCAACCCTGGGGAATGGCTCCAATGCCCAGGAAAATTCATATATTGTTGATTCAGTTCTGGAAGGCAATTGCATCACAGCCCATGGCGGCAAGATTATCAATGCCGTTGTCGGCCAGGAATGCTTTGTTGGGTTCAACTCCTTTTTAAACGGTGGACCCGAGGCCCGGATTCAAATCGGTGAAGGCTGTATTATTATGCCCCACACCATTATTAACCCTAATATGCCCATAGAGATCCCAAGCGAACACCTCGTTTGGGGATATATACAGTCTCCCGAAGACCTTGCCGCCAATACCATTTCCCTGGATGCGCTGGCCGAAGTCAGGGAGAGCATAACAGTTGGAAAAATGACCTTTTCAGGAAAAGGGTCGGTGTTTATCGGATCTTTCAAGGACCGGCTAAAGCATATCCTTTCGGACAACGGAGCCTTATTTAAAAATGGAGAGAACAGGGGGCACGCCCAGGATGACCAGAATATCTCCTATAATATTATTCAGCCGTATCGGACAGGCGAACGAAAGGGATTATATCCATCCATAAGAATCAAGCCATAG
- a CDS encoding hydrogenase → MIFNPVDIILSFVLLSVLFSFGADRVQVLIKLVGFQGIVISIIPFFIGHDMSMGSTVFTLATLVIRGIIIPLSIFVAIRKGAIRRVVEPIIGYHASILCGLALIIGATYISGRLEIGAVSGFKLLEPTAIALLVTGMFLLMARRNAIAMVIGYIMMENGIYLVGSGLSVGTRHIVEFGILLDVLAGVMIMAVILRNIKKTFDDVDTALLRTLKD, encoded by the coding sequence ATGATATTCAATCCTGTTGATATAATTTTATCATTTGTACTGCTGTCGGTACTGTTTTCGTTCGGTGCCGACCGGGTACAGGTGCTGATCAAGCTGGTGGGGTTCCAGGGTATAGTGATCTCCATCATCCCCTTTTTCATCGGCCATGACATGAGTATGGGCAGCACGGTCTTTACCCTGGCGACCCTTGTCATCCGGGGCATCATTATCCCGTTGAGTATTTTTGTGGCAATCCGGAAAGGGGCCATCCGGCGGGTGGTTGAGCCCATCATCGGGTACCATGCCTCGATTTTATGCGGCCTGGCCCTGATTATCGGCGCAACCTATATTTCCGGACGACTGGAAATCGGTGCCGTGAGCGGATTTAAACTTTTGGAACCCACGGCCATTGCCCTTCTGGTAACCGGAATGTTTCTGCTCATGGCCCGGAGGAACGCCATTGCCATGGTCATCGGTTACATCATGATGGAAAACGGAATATACCTGGTTGGGTCGGGCCTGTCGGTGGGCACCCGCCATATTGTAGAATTCGGTATTTTGCTGGACGTTCTGGCCGGAGTCATGATCATGGCCGTGATCCTCCGTAATATTAAAAAGACCTTTGACGACGTGGATACCGCGTTGCTTAGAACTTTAAAGGATTAG
- a CDS encoding PilZ domain-containing protein: MAHSPEKRSAQRYMHKMPMNLYRMDYQDTQNDSYYAEMNDYCDNGLSLMTNEKLVLGELVLLELKDDDPGIKLPVNEKGYKGIIRWGKRYPSANAASNGLYKYGIEFSV, encoded by the coding sequence ATGGCCCATTCCCCTGAAAAAAGAAGCGCCCAACGGTATATGCATAAAATGCCCATGAATCTTTACCGTATGGATTATCAGGATACGCAGAACGACAGCTATTATGCAGAAATGAATGATTATTGTGATAACGGCCTGTCCCTGATGACCAATGAAAAATTAGTGTTGGGGGAGTTGGTCCTTCTTGAACTGAAAGATGACGATCCCGGCATAAAACTGCCTGTCAATGAAAAAGGGTACAAAGGTATTATCCGGTGGGGGAAACGGTATCCATCAGCCAATGCGGCTTCAAACGGTCTTTACAAATACGGAATTGAATTCTCGGTATGA
- a CDS encoding proton-conducting transporter membrane subunit produces the protein MVEIVFLTPFIAGLIAFFLPKILGRSLLVLTGAAHLTLSVMLWKDQPQAIFDRYFAVTPEGMLSLLVISLLFFLISIYTVGYLKESQIESEGLFTGAMLVFLATMTMVTLSDHIMVMWIAIEATTLASTPLIYTHRSAASLEATWKYVLICSVGIAMALLGSVLVAFSMGQANAGTPVSFSALTEVAKTLDPVWLKAGFIFILVGYGTKMGLAPMHTWLPDAHSEAPSPASALLSGVLLNCAFLGIFKTNKIMVAAGLQDFSGGILMVFGLLSILAAATFILKQNEYKRMLAYSSIENMGIIAFGTGVGGLGVYGAVICMLHHSLIKSSLFLSSGNILLGYGDRLIKNTGNLVKGMPKTFVAFFAGFIGIAGFPPFGIFIGELCIIVAAFKAGFHVAITVFILSLCVIFAGFANQIMKISFEECSTAIKIKESAGMVWPQYLLLLTSLILCFFIPDSLNQTISDAVIAIGGGLR, from the coding sequence ATGGTTGAAATAGTATTTCTGACACCTTTTATTGCCGGTCTTATCGCATTTTTCCTGCCAAAAATTTTGGGCCGGTCCCTGCTCGTTCTGACCGGCGCGGCGCACTTAACCCTTTCGGTGATGCTGTGGAAAGACCAGCCCCAGGCGATTTTTGATCGGTATTTTGCAGTGACCCCCGAGGGCATGCTCTCTTTGCTTGTTATCTCCCTGCTCTTCTTTTTGATCTCCATCTATACGGTGGGCTATCTCAAAGAGAGTCAGATCGAGTCCGAAGGTCTTTTTACCGGCGCCATGCTGGTATTTTTGGCCACCATGACCATGGTCACCCTGTCCGATCACATCATGGTCATGTGGATCGCCATTGAAGCCACGACGCTCGCAAGTACCCCGTTGATTTACACCCATCGCTCCGCCGCATCCCTTGAGGCGACCTGGAAATATGTGCTCATCTGTTCGGTGGGCATTGCCATGGCGCTTTTGGGGTCGGTTCTGGTGGCCTTTTCCATGGGCCAGGCCAACGCAGGCACACCAGTCTCTTTTTCCGCCCTGACAGAGGTGGCCAAAACCCTTGATCCCGTTTGGCTTAAGGCCGGATTCATTTTTATCCTGGTAGGCTACGGAACCAAGATGGGTCTTGCGCCCATGCACACCTGGCTGCCTGATGCCCACAGTGAGGCCCCAAGTCCTGCATCGGCCCTCTTGTCCGGGGTGCTTCTCAACTGCGCTTTTTTAGGGATTTTCAAAACCAATAAAATTATGGTAGCCGCAGGGCTCCAAGATTTTTCCGGCGGGATTCTCATGGTGTTCGGTCTGTTATCCATTCTGGCGGCAGCCACATTTATCCTCAAGCAGAACGAATACAAACGGATGCTGGCCTACTCCAGTATCGAAAATATGGGCATCATTGCATTCGGCACCGGCGTGGGCGGTTTAGGCGTATACGGTGCGGTGATCTGCATGCTTCACCACAGCCTGATCAAATCCTCTTTGTTTCTCTCTTCGGGCAACATTCTTTTAGGATACGGGGACCGGCTGATCAAAAACACCGGAAACCTGGTCAAGGGCATGCCCAAAACCTTTGTGGCCTTTTTTGCGGGCTTTATCGGCATTGCAGGCTTCCCCCCGTTCGGTATTTTTATCGGAGAGTTGTGCATTATTGTTGCCGCGTTCAAGGCCGGGTTCCACGTGGCCATCACCGTATTCATTTTGAGCCTGTGCGTTATCTTTGCAGGATTTGCCAACCAGATCATGAAAATCAGTTTTGAAGAGTGCAGCACCGCGATTAAAATCAAAGAATCGGCCGGCATGGTCTGGCCCCAGTACCTGCTGCTGCTGACCTCATTAATCTTGTGTTTCTTTATCCCGGATTCATTGAATCAAACCATATCCGATGCAGTCATTGCCATTGGCGGAGGACTTAGATGA
- a CDS encoding hydrogenase — MSNAFLQISNAEKVSREAIPHLSFDDFRNQALELVSNGGKVVQYFAYPDKDKLKLLAVLRTDQLVVAGCDAPQTYTSLTQESEPFHLFEREMAEQYGIDPQDHPWLKMVRYHPNYSTDTADVFGNDYAQDIPGNYPYYQVEGEEIHEVAVGPVHAGVIEPGHFRFNCIGERVLHLEIQLGYQHRGIEQQLLGVPAKRLPIIGENIAGDTTIGHSLCMAQNLEALTGIQPDQGANIIRTIALELERLANHIGDLGALSGDVAFLPPANYFGRIRGDFLNLSLLICGNRFGKGLVRPGGVRFPLSEDIRQVLNERLTELRPEVTHVLELLFNTPTVRARFEGCGAVSREDADHLGLVGPAGRASGLDYDVRRCFPTEHYPHMGIPENKEPTGDVYARAKVRHDEILQSLQIIESLAAIPVETQCVSEGTVNELPANSFSVALNEAWRGEVSHAILTDENGKMLRYKIKDPSFHNWNGLAMALRDTGISDFPLNNKSFNLSYCGFDL; from the coding sequence ATGAGCAACGCTTTTTTACAGATTTCAAACGCCGAAAAAGTCAGTCGGGAGGCCATTCCCCACCTTTCCTTTGATGACTTCCGAAACCAGGCCCTGGAATTGGTCTCCAACGGGGGAAAAGTGGTCCAGTATTTTGCCTATCCGGACAAGGACAAGCTAAAACTGTTGGCTGTATTGCGAACCGATCAACTGGTTGTGGCCGGCTGTGATGCCCCGCAAACCTATACGTCTTTGACCCAAGAGAGCGAACCCTTTCATCTGTTTGAACGGGAAATGGCAGAGCAGTACGGTATCGATCCCCAGGACCATCCCTGGCTGAAAATGGTTCGCTACCACCCCAACTACTCAACAGACACAGCAGATGTATTCGGTAACGACTATGCCCAGGACATCCCGGGCAACTATCCCTACTACCAGGTGGAGGGCGAAGAGATCCACGAGGTTGCCGTGGGACCGGTCCACGCCGGGGTCATTGAGCCGGGGCATTTCCGATTCAACTGCATCGGGGAACGGGTGCTGCACCTGGAAATCCAGCTGGGGTATCAGCACCGGGGCATTGAACAGCAGTTGCTTGGGGTTCCGGCCAAACGGCTTCCCATCATTGGCGAAAACATTGCAGGCGATACCACCATCGGACACAGCCTGTGCATGGCCCAGAACCTGGAAGCGCTGACCGGGATTCAACCGGATCAGGGGGCCAACATCATCCGGACCATTGCCCTGGAACTGGAACGCCTGGCAAATCATATCGGTGATCTTGGGGCGCTAAGTGGTGATGTGGCATTTCTGCCCCCGGCCAACTATTTTGGCAGGATCAGAGGCGATTTTCTCAACCTGTCGCTCTTGATTTGCGGCAACCGGTTCGGCAAGGGCTTGGTCCGCCCCGGCGGGGTTCGTTTCCCCTTGTCCGAAGATATCCGCCAAGTGCTCAACGAACGTCTGACAGAACTTCGGCCCGAAGTCACCCATGTACTGGAACTTCTTTTCAACACACCCACTGTCCGGGCCCGGTTTGAGGGATGCGGGGCGGTGAGCCGTGAAGATGCCGATCATTTAGGGCTGGTCGGCCCTGCCGGCCGGGCCAGCGGGTTGGATTACGATGTCCGACGGTGTTTTCCCACAGAACACTACCCGCACATGGGTATACCGGAAAATAAAGAACCGACTGGAGATGTCTATGCCAGGGCCAAGGTCAGACATGACGAGATCCTGCAGTCCCTTCAAATCATAGAATCCCTGGCCGCCATTCCTGTGGAAACACAGTGTGTCAGCGAGGGAACCGTCAACGAACTGCCGGCCAATAGTTTTTCCGTGGCCCTGAACGAGGCCTGGCGCGGCGAGGTCTCCCATGCGATCCTGACCGATGAAAACGGCAAAATGTTAAGGTACAAAATCAAGGATCCCTCTTTTCACAACTGGAACGGGCTGGCCATGGCGCTCAGGGACACCGGGATATCTGATTTCCCCCTGAATAATAAGAGTTTTAATCTATCCTATTGTGGATTCGATCTTTAG
- a CDS encoding zinc ABC transporter substrate-binding protein, with product MKHLFRKCLLSFSALIFTALLLFPESAVAAESKKPVIVSSTTQIADFARQVVGDQAVVKSILAPGADPHTYNVTPDDVQIVLGADLCIENGLHLEGKNWMATLAKDAQKPLVTATNGIQVLSISEGGQSLPDPHAWFSLKNVAVYINNITRAVIELDPEYKAHYQARAKLYLQQLRVLDAWIRAQFNTIPPQRRILVTTHDAFNYFCREYRFNENNDFLSIAPVGWSTGAEVGAGITPERRRKVVDSIKASGAPAIFVETTINPKQIRQIAKETGVKIGGELYSDSMGPKDSAGETYIGMMRENTLLIVNALK from the coding sequence ATGAAACACTTATTTAGAAAATGTCTATTGTCTTTTTCCGCGCTGATTTTCACCGCATTGTTGCTTTTCCCAGAATCGGCAGTTGCTGCTGAGTCAAAAAAGCCCGTGATCGTTTCATCAACCACACAGATTGCCGATTTTGCCCGGCAGGTGGTCGGGGACCAGGCCGTGGTTAAAAGCATACTGGCACCGGGGGCTGATCCCCATACCTACAATGTCACCCCCGATGACGTTCAGATTGTGCTCGGTGCCGATCTCTGCATCGAAAACGGGCTTCACCTGGAGGGTAAAAACTGGATGGCCACCCTGGCAAAGGATGCCCAAAAGCCTTTGGTTACGGCCACTAACGGGATCCAGGTTCTCAGCATCAGCGAAGGCGGCCAGTCTCTGCCCGACCCCCATGCCTGGTTTTCCCTGAAAAATGTCGCAGTATACATCAACAATATCACCCGGGCCGTCATTGAGCTGGATCCGGAGTACAAGGCGCACTACCAGGCCCGGGCCAAACTGTATCTTCAACAGTTGCGGGTCCTGGACGCCTGGATCCGGGCGCAGTTCAACACGATTCCTCCCCAGCGGCGGATTCTGGTAACCACCCACGATGCCTTCAACTATTTTTGCCGGGAATACAGATTCAATGAAAACAACGATTTTCTTTCCATTGCGCCTGTGGGATGGTCCACCGGTGCGGAAGTAGGGGCAGGTATTACCCCCGAGCGCCGACGCAAGGTGGTGGACTCCATCAAAGCCTCCGGTGCCCCGGCCATCTTTGTTGAAACCACCATCAACCCCAAACAGATCCGGCAGATCGCCAAGGAGACCGGCGTGAAAATCGGCGGAGAACTCTATTCCGACTCCATGGGCCCCAAAGACTCTGCAGGGGAAACCTATATCGGCATGATGCGCGAGAACACCCTGCTCATTGTCAATGCGTTAAAATAG
- the nuoB gene encoding NADH-quinone oxidoreductase subunit NuoB has protein sequence MLSVLKNRFEQGCRTNRYPEEKVKVFPRYRGKPVIQNNISGATLEACAASCPQDAIVIDDRKIDMGRCVFCGTCEQTSNGQIKFTNDYEIATSERADLITEGNLPALAEHAKQHFKKLFGRSLQLRQVSAAGCNACEADLNVLATPFFDLARFGINFVASPRHADGIVVTGPISRNMKTALLQTYEATPAPKVVIAVGSCTISGGPFTGSPEITEGLDKILPVDLFIPGCPPHPMTNLHALLSFFK, from the coding sequence ATGCTCAGTGTATTGAAAAACAGATTTGAACAAGGCTGCCGGACCAACCGGTACCCCGAAGAAAAGGTCAAGGTATTTCCCCGCTACCGAGGCAAACCCGTTATCCAGAATAATATCTCCGGGGCCACCCTTGAAGCCTGTGCCGCATCCTGTCCCCAGGACGCCATAGTGATAGACGATAGAAAAATAGACATGGGCCGGTGCGTCTTTTGCGGCACCTGTGAACAGACCTCCAACGGCCAGATCAAGTTCACCAACGACTACGAAATTGCAACATCAGAGCGCGCAGACCTGATCACGGAAGGTAATCTTCCTGCCCTGGCCGAACATGCCAAACAGCATTTTAAAAAACTGTTTGGCCGCTCTTTGCAATTGCGCCAGGTGTCTGCGGCCGGGTGCAATGCCTGCGAAGCCGATCTGAACGTACTGGCCACGCCCTTTTTTGACCTGGCCAGATTCGGCATCAACTTTGTCGCCTCCCCCCGTCATGCCGACGGCATTGTGGTCACAGGCCCCATATCCAGGAACATGAAAACCGCCCTGCTCCAGACCTACGAAGCGACCCCGGCACCCAAGGTGGTCATTGCCGTGGGCTCATGCACCATCAGCGGCGGTCCTTTCACCGGAAGCCCTGAAATCACCGAGGGCCTGGACAAAATCCTGCCGGTGGATCTGTTTATCCCGGGATGCCCGCCCCATCCCATGACCAACCTTCATGCACTGCTTTCCTTTTTTAAGTAA
- a CDS encoding proton-conducting transporter membrane subunit, whose amino-acid sequence MCQFFNSTFIIVLGGFLSLVLARHKMLSKGSAVLMLSAGTLWGLIDSIGKLLNPVEASAAFKYLDLFSLSFHVDGLSAFFLTAIFAVSLMAAIYSFQYMDSDEDGIKIGVNYFFFSVLIASMALVVTAANILTFMISWEIMSLSSFFLVIYGHESAENRKAGYLYFVFTHVGAMFVLAAFGLIYAHTGSFDLAPMADVPETVKILIFVLSFIGFGSKAGVFPFHVWLPHAHPAAPSHISAVMSGVMIKTGIYGILRIYTILDFHAPVFGYITLIAGVVSGILGVVYALGQHDIKRLLAYHSVENIGIILIGIGMGMIGAATGNPMVAVLGFTGGILHVLNHSIFKSLLFMGAGMVLHRTGTRSIDALGGLLKGMKITGTTFIIASLAICGLPPFNGFVSEFLIYMGSFKAIPFGSVTFTMGVFAIISLAIIGGLALACFTKVVGVVFQGEPRTKAAENAKEKGVTMMLPMAVLALACLIIGVFPKFFIHMALTAVQALGLEYGQLPIEPFGQMTCSITFAGLLFLVVVLVVMGIRSIYYKNKTITSSGTWGCGFTQPTVKMQYTGSSYAGSILEFFSAAAPLVEDHPPIKGRFPEKTHYHSHVNDIAELHMKNVVVRPVFYLFDKLRWMQHGDIHLYIGYILLAIVLLLFFI is encoded by the coding sequence ATGTGTCAATTTTTTAATTCCACATTCATCATTGTGCTCGGCGGATTTTTATCTCTTGTTCTGGCCCGGCACAAGATGCTTTCAAAAGGCAGTGCCGTGCTGATGCTAAGTGCAGGCACTCTTTGGGGGCTGATTGATTCCATTGGCAAACTTTTAAATCCAGTCGAGGCCTCGGCCGCGTTCAAGTATCTGGATCTTTTTTCTCTCTCTTTTCACGTTGACGGTCTTTCCGCCTTTTTCCTGACCGCTATTTTTGCCGTCTCTCTCATGGCGGCGATTTACAGCTTCCAATACATGGATAGCGACGAAGACGGCATTAAAATCGGGGTCAATTACTTTTTCTTCAGCGTCCTGATCGCCTCAATGGCCCTGGTGGTGACCGCCGCCAATATTCTGACGTTCATGATTTCATGGGAAATCATGTCCCTCTCCTCCTTTTTTCTGGTAATTTACGGACATGAGTCTGCTGAAAACAGAAAGGCCGGGTACCTCTATTTTGTCTTTACCCATGTCGGCGCCATGTTTGTCCTTGCCGCATTTGGCCTGATTTACGCCCATACCGGCAGTTTTGACCTGGCCCCCATGGCCGACGTGCCCGAAACGGTAAAGATATTAATCTTTGTGCTCTCTTTTATCGGATTCGGCTCCAAGGCCGGCGTATTCCCCTTTCATGTCTGGCTGCCCCATGCCCATCCGGCGGCCCCCAGCCATATCTCGGCGGTGATGTCCGGGGTGATGATCAAGACCGGCATTTACGGCATCCTGCGGATTTACACTATTTTAGATTTCCACGCGCCGGTGTTCGGATATATTACTCTGATTGCCGGGGTGGTGTCAGGCATTTTAGGGGTGGTGTATGCTCTGGGCCAGCACGATATCAAGCGGCTGTTAGCCTACCACAGCGTGGAGAACATCGGGATCATTCTCATCGGCATCGGCATGGGAATGATCGGTGCGGCAACGGGCAACCCCATGGTCGCCGTGCTTGGTTTTACCGGCGGTATCCTCCATGTGCTTAACCACTCCATATTTAAATCCTTGCTGTTCATGGGGGCGGGCATGGTGCTGCACCGGACCGGTACACGTTCCATTGACGCCTTGGGCGGTCTGCTCAAGGGCATGAAAATTACCGGAACCACATTTATCATCGCGTCTCTGGCCATTTGCGGCCTGCCGCCCTTCAACGGATTTGTCAGTGAATTTCTCATTTATATGGGCAGCTTCAAGGCCATTCCCTTCGGATCCGTCACCTTTACCATGGGTGTATTTGCCATTATCAGTCTGGCCATTATCGGCGGACTGGCCCTGGCCTGTTTTACCAAAGTGGTCGGGGTGGTATTCCAGGGTGAGCCCCGGACCAAGGCCGCTGAAAACGCCAAGGAAAAGGGTGTGACCATGATGTTACCCATGGCCGTTCTTGCCCTGGCCTGTCTGATCATCGGCGTATTCCCAAAATTTTTCATTCACATGGCCCTAACGGCAGTGCAGGCGTTAGGTCTTGAGTATGGGCAACTTCCCATCGAACCCTTTGGGCAGATGACCTGCAGCATCACCTTTGCAGGGTTGCTGTTCCTTGTGGTCGTTCTGGTTGTCATGGGTATCCGGTCGATCTACTACAAAAATAAAACCATCACCTCATCGGGAACATGGGGGTGCGGTTTTACCCAGCCAACGGTTAAAATGCAGTATACGGGATCTTCCTATGCCGGATCTATTTTGGAATTTTTCAGTGCGGCGGCACCGCTCGTTGAAGATCACCCGCCCATCAAAGGACGGTTCCCGGAAAAAACCCATTACCACAGCCATGTGAACGACATTGCAGAACTTCACATGAAAAATGTGGTTGTCCGCCCTGTGTTCTACCTGTTCGACAAACTCCGGTGGATGCAGCACGGAGACATTCATCTGTATATCGGATATATTTTGCTGGCAATTGTATTGCTGCTGTTCTTTATATGA
- a CDS encoding metal ABC transporter ATP-binding protein yields the protein MTIDSPFAIEVSHLTVSYNARPALLDVSVKIEKDRLVGVIGPNGAGKSTFIKAILGFVKPDLGTVMIKGIHAKNAKGQVAYVPQRGAVDWDFPITVREVALMGRYQQIAWHSSPGNKDRDAAMQALEMVRMADFAHRQIGELSGGQQQRVFMARALAQGSDILLLDEPFAGVDAATERAILDVLERAKQSGKTLVVVHHDLSTAAEYFDKLLLIKQRLYAYGEPDIVLQEDLLSQVYEGRLKIFKDVIKKERR from the coding sequence ATGACCATTGATAGTCCGTTTGCCATAGAAGTATCGCATCTCACTGTCAGTTACAATGCCAGGCCCGCGCTGCTGGATGTCAGTGTAAAAATAGAAAAAGACCGGCTGGTGGGTGTCATCGGTCCCAACGGTGCAGGCAAATCAACCTTTATCAAAGCGATTCTGGGATTTGTTAAACCGGATCTGGGGACGGTAATGATCAAAGGCATCCATGCGAAAAACGCCAAAGGCCAGGTGGCCTATGTCCCCCAGCGCGGTGCCGTGGACTGGGATTTTCCCATCACGGTCCGGGAAGTGGCCCTCATGGGACGATACCAGCAGATCGCCTGGCACAGTTCCCCTGGCAACAAAGACAGGGATGCCGCCATGCAGGCCCTGGAGATGGTGCGCATGGCCGACTTTGCCCACCGCCAGATCGGTGAGCTTTCCGGCGGCCAGCAGCAGCGGGTGTTCATGGCCCGGGCCCTGGCCCAGGGCAGCGACATCCTGTTGCTGGACGAACCCTTTGCAGGAGTGGATGCAGCCACCGAGCGGGCCATCCTGGATGTATTGGAGCGGGCCAAACAATCGGGAAAAACCCTGGTGGTGGTCCACCACGATCTCTCCACCGCCGCAGAATATTTTGACAAGCTGCTGCTCATCAAACAGCGCCTCTATGCCTATGGCGAACCGGATATTGTTCTCCAGGAAGACCTGCTCAGCCAGGTATATGAGGGCAGACTGAAAATTTTCAAGGACGTGATCAAAAAGGAGAGGCGCTGA
- a CDS encoding NADH-quinone oxidoreductase subunit H — MIQSILLWLAAILAAPFFSGLILKIKAFFGGKKGPPLLINYYTLIKLIKKGSVYSNSTTAVFKLGPIISLAASITVLMFLPIAGYDPIFSFNGDVIFVLYVLGLGRFFTIAAAMDTASPFEGMGAAREAYFPIICEAAMFMILIFFYRITGELQLSAFFAGSNPQLMWSSAGAPLVFIVISFFIILLTENSRVPVDDPATHLELTMIHEVMVLDHSGPDFALIELGSFCKLIFYSTIISKLILPFESAIFGFPLVMYIAGLLVVYVAVGVTESVIARYRMDKVPGFVLTSFALAFFATIITMEFVK; from the coding sequence ATGATTCAATCCATCTTACTGTGGCTTGCAGCCATTCTGGCAGCACCGTTTTTTTCGGGCCTGATCCTCAAGATCAAGGCATTTTTCGGGGGCAAAAAAGGCCCGCCCCTTTTGATCAACTATTACACCCTGATCAAACTGATAAAAAAAGGATCGGTTTACAGCAACAGCACCACGGCCGTGTTCAAGCTGGGGCCCATTATCTCCCTTGCGGCATCCATTACGGTGCTCATGTTTCTGCCCATTGCAGGATATGATCCCATATTCTCCTTTAACGGAGACGTGATCTTTGTGCTCTATGTCCTGGGACTTGGCCGGTTTTTCACCATTGCGGCAGCCATGGATACGGCCTCTCCCTTTGAAGGCATGGGCGCGGCCAGGGAAGCATACTTTCCCATTATCTGCGAAGCCGCCATGTTCATGATCCTGATCTTTTTTTACAGGATTACAGGCGAACTGCAGTTATCCGCCTTTTTTGCGGGCAGTAACCCGCAGCTTATGTGGAGTTCAGCCGGCGCACCACTGGTCTTCATTGTGATCTCATTTTTCATCATCCTTTTGACGGAAAATTCCAGGGTCCCGGTGGATGACCCGGCGACCCACCTTGAGTTGACCATGATACATGAAGTCATGGTCCTGGATCACAGCGGCCCTGATTTCGCGCTCATTGAACTCGGATCGTTCTGCAAGCTCATATTCTATTCCACCATTATTTCAAAATTAATTCTTCCCTTTGAGTCCGCCATCTTCGGATTCCCGCTGGTGATGTATATCGCAGGCCTTCTGGTCGTGTACGTTGCCGTGGGCGTAACAGAGTCGGTGATTGCCAGGTATCGAATGGACAAGGTGCCCGGTTTTGTGCTGACATCCTTTGCCCTGGCCTTTTTTGCAACCATCATCACCATGGAGTTTGTTAAATGA